In the Osmia bicornis bicornis chromosome 6, iOsmBic2.1, whole genome shotgun sequence genome, TATTGCATATGGACTTATATGACTCTTAAAactaaaaaattgtaaaaatatgaTAGATAGCAAAGtttgaatttataaaagaTTTTCCTAAAATGTAGTTCTAAAATAATGATAGGAACAATAAAGATATGTACTATTCACTATAAAAAGATGTTCATATGATACACGtttttttataactttaataaaaaagcagtttaaacaaaataagGGTACTGCCATAAAGATAgataatattgataatttttttagGCTACCTACTTTTTGCATTAAAggacaaaaataaatttaaatgaacagtttttttaatttatagtatattcaattataatatcTTATATACCTTTTTAAGATAGGGTGAAGATTAAAATATGTCATCGCTACttaaaaagatttatttatttatttatttatctaaattTTTCTCGTTCATGaggatattttattaaaaataaaatgattataaatatataagaaTAATCTGTAGCTAAAACTATACGTAGCTTTAcctcatctttttttttttaattagacatatgtcattttcaaaataaaagatttttgtaaaataacgTGTATCGTCAATGttcgttttattatattatttttaaaatttattattccgATTGAAGTATGCGTAAATCAGTAGATCAAAGGCTTACTTGTAACATCCACGATGTCTCTTTCATGATATAATTCCGAATGTCATTtcatacaatatttattttatttttattcgatctTATGAATGAATCCGTTGAATGTaggaaataaattcaattattcatTTCCATATAACGTTTCAACTAATATGTTGGTTCTCTTCAGGTACttctataatattaataattagtagatTACATTATTGCATTGTATAAAGTATTATGTTTGTATGTGTGtcttttcaataatataatataaaggAAAGAGTTGTCATATAACATACAATGATCATGGTAactacaaaattaaaatgacTTCACAGTTAACAAATGTAtcggaaatttaattttaattaatataaatactGTACATTATGTGGAAATTTTGTTTATGTTATAATGTTAAAAAACACACCTGCggacgtaatacttcattcgacgtaataatataattcaataattagcAAGTGCCATCAAAGTCTGAAAAGGACCAGCATGTATGGTTCtgtgaaaatgaataatttaatttacatatataataaaaattaaataattactaaATGTAATAGTAACctctaaaattcaaaattattgagattagttaagtttaatttttaagtttaCCAACAATTATTTAGAGGTTTTAAAgtagaatattttattctgtagatagtaaaagaaaaaagactAATATTTACATCCGTGTGTAGGGATTAGAGATAAAGCTGTATTAGACTATaaacttaaaaaaataaaaacataaaaaacaaaccataGTACTCACAGAAGCTTACGCATCATGAATAATCCTCTTTTAATTACTTTGTCTATAACAGATACAACATATCGAACTACAATTCTTTTCTCGTCGCTGAAAAGGAAAATACGTACATAATTATTTACTAAAGTACTAAATAATCATTAATCACATCGTTCtatgttattatttaataaggATCTTTTTAACCGTTATTCAATGTCGGTGATGTCTGAATTTCCATGGAAACACTCGTATTAgatacttgaaattattaaaaaagtaaataagttttattgttaacccttgaacaggaTCCTGGGAGCatcgtgacccaaacttataaaatatatgcaaggatattaatctaaagttaaatgtataatttttaaacgaaagagtttcatgtattgaaacaataatttttaaaggagcaacgtaaaatttagaaaatgataataatatgaagtacaaaattatatacaaattagaactttctccatggtccgccgtccgagggttaaaaataaaaatactaaattGACGTAAGAATCCATCACCCCTATTATTTGAAatccttaattaattttaattagaaataatcatattcgaaattttgcaatgatggataataaatatcatgaaatataaaaataaaggtaTGTACTATCTAATGAAACCTTCAACAGCTTCAGTACGACAATCCACACGTGAAACTTTTCTATGCCATAAAGAATATTCGAAAGGACTTTCGATTATGAATCAATGAACGTCATTTATTACCATCATTCAAACATTCTCTCTATTCGATGACCGTCCAGCAATACGTGACAATTGTCCAGTGTATCGTGGGAGCCTTCTAGGAATCGAACTGGCAAATCTCGACTTCCTGTTACCCAAAGTCCACGGTTATCAGTGACCGTCCCCGATCGCTTCCGCATCGAGCGGAAACATCGAACGGGTGGGGTTCTTCAGGTGTGTATAAAGCCAGGAAGAACTGGCTGATTTTCGTCAGTGGAATCGCTTCGGACCCTAGCGtgaatttccttttctttcctgAAAATTTATCCACCATGAACAGTCTGATCATTCTCTCGTTTGCATTCGTCTTTTTGTTATCTTCAACGTCTGCATGGCCGTTTCGTCGAAGAGACGTGTTAGACAATTCGGTGAACAGTCCTGACGGTGTGATCGCTCATCTTCAGCATTTTGGACCGATGCTTTATCGGTTTCCCGATAACGAAACTGGGACGATCGTAGCGAGCTGGCACGAGGGCTGGGACAGAAATCCGGAGGAATTGGGAAACTATGCGGAGGGTGATATCCTTTTTCCGCCGCAGCTCGAAAAAAATGGCCTGAAAGCGGAGTCCGCTAGATGGCCTGGCGGTGTTGTGCCTTATATGATTAGTCCTTATTTCGGTAAGTGATTTTTATACGCTCACTTTTATTGATATTGTTTGTCTTAAGAAAACCAAGTCTTATATGtaacaattcatttttaattgttattttttttaataacatgtttatcaaatcaaaatcacttctttaatattaatctTAAAGGCATAAGTGAAAACacataattttttgaaaacttTTAGATGAGAAAAGTAatacatacatttttattattttctaattggTAAACTCGTTAAGCTCTTCCTTGGTCTTTCTACGGTTTTGTGTTAAATATTGATGAACAATCAACGGCTCAGAAAAAGAATAGTATTAGTATTATGCTGTTCTGCTAAGGCTAATAATTGATGTACCTgcaatttttacaaatttcgtGTTGTGAGCAATTCAGATactaaattgtatttttttatttatctctaAAGCAGAAAGCTGTATCTATTGTGTACATTCATATAATTGCGTACAAAAGTTTTATGGATCTGTGTTGGTTAGTTGCTGTGATTAGGCAAATAAAAGTATCTTACATATGCGTATGTGAGCCAATCCGTGTCAATCTATGCTGATCTATACCGATCTATGCCGATCCGTGCCGATCAGTTAGGTTACGAGGGCAGTATATGTAACAATATTATAAGGTAGAAAATTTAgagttaaaatttgaaaatgtatATCATCAATAATTAGAGTTTAAATGCTTCTTACTATATGTCCATTTTTATTGTGACGATCTACGTACAATATCAATAGTACATATATTGCCAACTTTAACggtaatgataataataaattggCGGCTTTAATAGCGGgtgttcaattattttctttgacAAATTTTGAAGCAACTTAACCACTATAGAACTTCAAGTCAGTTTGATAGTTTCAGAAATATTattgatttttgaaaatgaagagtattcttttttttatttatatataaagtgtataaattaatttgatgcCTTTAGTATTACGCCTTTTTTATCActatttcaaatttgaatatttcccCGCGCTTCTGTGTATTTGAAAAGTGACACAAGGATATGACAACGATAATGATTACTGCAATAACTGGAAAAACCATGACTTTTTACGAATAAATTttcagttaaaaaaaaaataaacagaaatagaattaatttgtacatgAAATACTTTACTTATACGACGAACGATCAAAGACAATGTGCAATTTTTCATGGTCGAATGGAATTACAGATACTCAAAAGCGAAACTTGATTTTCGACGCCATGAATGACTATCACAAATATACTTGCATCAAGTTCAAACCCTATACTGGTGAGGAGAACGATTATATTAGAATCACTGCTGGAAATAGCGGCTGCTGGAGCAGCGTAGGAAGAATCGGTGGACAGCAGGACGTAAatcttcaagttccaggctgTTTGGTGAAAAAGGGTACAGTGATACACGAATTGATGCATGCAATAGGGTTTTTGCACGAGCAGAGTAGATTCGAGAGGGACGAATACGTGACGATCCAGTGGCAAAATATTTTGAATGGTAAGTACACTTGATAGAGTTTTTAAATACAGTATTAGTTGAAAATTTAAGATcatttttgattattttaataattatgttGTCATCTTGAAGATATGCGTATGACATATTTTTTGGTACCTATCTAtaacttttgaaattttacattcttttttatattaatagaaggatattaataaaattattgttaattactaatgactaatttaattattaattttcaaattgtaatTAGCATCTGATAGATTAAATAAACATAAAGTAAAGAATAATGGCGTAAAAAGCTAAAAATTAAAGTGCCAATTAATACTAATTAAGCATAAATAATGATAACATTACTTTTCCAATCTTACGTCTTTTTCTACGACTAATAGAAGTCTATTTGTACAATTGTATTTGAGAGGTCCATTCAaagtttattgcaaaattacTAAATTTCAATCAGTATCTGataaaatgaatgaaagtAGGCTCAAGAGAAAtgctttaaatatttaaacatcaTAATCCTGAATATGTAACAGAGGTCAAAAtgttgatattaatattaacaaaGTGCAAGTAccaataatattattaattatatttctatcactattaatacaattattataattaataatataatctaTCCATGGTTcgccgttcgagggttaaagACGTCAGTCATTCGTAATCCTCATCTATGTCCTAGATTATTCTATGTTCTCATttcatatatttcttttttttctatttaggACATActggaaattttgaaaaagccTCAAAACAGACCACTGACGCGTTCGGTGTTGGCTATGATTATGGCAGCGTGATGCATTATTCTGCAAACGCGTTTTCCAAGAACGGTCAACCCACCATAATGCCCAAAGTAagtaaatatgtaatatatcaAGTTAATATTATCAAGGTCTATGTCCTTTcatatgataatttttatagatggttttgcaatttaaaaagatCTCGTAAATTTCAAGAATTATTAATGAGCATGTGACGCGATCAGTATCATGTTACCTACTGTTATTCCTTTTACCATTTTAAAGGAAATTTACCTTCGAAATCATGTTTTTAATAAGCTAACATTTTTATCAAAACAACTCATTGATTTTCTTCAAGTTTATTAGAATATACAGGGTGTGTTATAATATGTAGTCATAACTTCAGTAGTTAATTTAATAGgtacaaacaaaataaaatttatacaatcATTTGCCTTTTCTGAACTTGCTTACGAATTATAACAGTTCCAgtcttatattatttttttatgacaaaaaaagaatggaaagAATGGGAAACAATTCTTCTAAAAACTtggttattattattagtgtaACTAGGCAGGGGCGAGAGTGGATTTGGCCATCTCAacattctaagattctaaggttttaaaattatttaattttctcttaAACTTTTGTAAAACGCAAGATGTCAAACACTTGACATTGTTAATAAAGTTAAAGGATCTGGCCCACTCCAGAAAAATTTTGTCATTCTGGAATgttggaattctgaaatttggaaattatggaattgtgaaattttataattttataattatggAATGATGAGTGAGCCAGTTCACATTTTTGGAAGCCCACGCCTAATCTGCCCTGTACCTAATTACATCAGTGATCAGATCAATTCATAAATTCGTTCGCAGCTAATAGATTAAGgaacattataaaattcaataaatacacatttattcaaacaattgtatattaattaataatgtttTGCTATCTGGTAAGTAATTCTTGTTAAGTAATGGGATCTGTATGTAACCCTTGAAGAGCGGAGCTTGGGTTAATCATGacccaaatttacaaaataaatacaagGATATGAACTTAAAGTTAGTTCTCTCCATAGCTCTCTCCATGATCcgccgttcgagggttaaGAATGAATTAATAAGATATGCACGAATTTATGGACTGACCTGATAAAACCAAAGTGGGTCACTTGTCAGTACAATACTTACAGTAAAGGATATTTTATGAGATTGCGTTCTACACCCACGTTAGCATGTCCAATGGTTGTCCGTAGGAAACTGGCGGCCTTCTAAGTTTTATTGGCGAAATATTCCAGGGTGCGAACAAAGGTCAGCTGGGACAAAGAGAAGGCTTCAGCAAGAGGGACATTCAAAAGATCCGGAAGATGTACAAATGTGGCAAACGTAGAAGAAACAGTTACTGATTTTTGGAAAGTTGAACGATTACTTGATGGAAACTTTGACGTCCTCTAGCTTCTACAGGAAAGATGAAAGTGGAGAATCTAGTCCTTTAATTAAGCTTTACCTCGTCTTTAAACTCTGTATTCATGAAAGTGGTACGAATTTAGAAACGGTCATGGCAAATCAATATCGACAAGGAGAGGAATGTAAATTTAGAGAAACGTGGGTGCTTGTAACATTGGTgaat is a window encoding:
- the LOC114880797 gene encoding zinc metalloproteinase nas-4-like, with the translated sequence MNSLIILSFAFVFLLSSTSAWPFRRRDVLDNSVNSPDGVIAHLQHFGPMLYRFPDNETGTIVASWHEGWDRNPEELGNYAEGDILFPPQLEKNGLKAESARWPGGVVPYMISPYFDTQKRNLIFDAMNDYHKYTCIKFKPYTGEENDYIRITAGNSGCWSSVGRIGGQQDVNLQVPGCLVKKGTVIHELMHAIGFLHEQSRFERDEYVTIQWQNILNGHTGNFEKASKQTTDAFGVGYDYGSVMHYSANAFSKNGQPTIMPKETGGLLSFIGEIFQGANKGQLGQREGFSKRDIQKIRKMYKCGKRRRNSY